From one Bacteriovorax sp. BAL6_X genomic stretch:
- a CDS encoding phosphotransferase, with protein sequence MKINETHTDSASEQEAKVVKQKLSAPSRFDYSEAARLNRIAILEAQCGENLDSIQETDLDGLNLKGNIESYAGSISIPMGICGPLKINEKGEKEDLYIPIATSEGALVSSITRGALAVSLCGGFKAKVLRKRMYRAPVFTFDDIDHADEFISWLEDNFDTIKSITKKYSNFADLKKIKPVLIGRNVHAKFIYECADASGQNMTTVCTWQSCLWIKEELLTSKIKLVEFFLEGNGSSDKKVSVGSAMQTRGTYVTAECVITEKVLKRILKTSSTDLVNLYLRSLPITRLEGMTGYNVNVANAVAAIFASTGQDLACIHESSTAVLNFEKHEKGLYVSLTLPSLVIGTVGGGTGLGHYKDCLKSIGCSGAGKVERFAKIIAGAALSLELSTMSAICGGQFAYAHDKLGRNNPKDQLKTKDITKEFINENFTDQSALVKESTSIEHDHKINIENGIITEATSRVVNKSLGFTSLEINKEDKIILKSKPLDTDVIAGFAAIAGFADSDIRRKFIKTIHNNEFTKCHIREIEAYRMVSKNYARYMPELHGTYVNVQKEAYLLLLENLNFSQIELMNTQGSLELWISSTRELIYDAISKIHKGFANSQEVAESSLNLGKVNIDKDLSKSIITYIRAQNYISAKTEEKLEEVLDNVEQWAKVINEGPKTLTHNDFNPRNICFKNGRPCFYDWELSRFNSPYRDLVEFMSFTTPSGEIASDIEYYFAKDGLELTREEKLENMLSCANEYLLNRVLFYYVGHSVNEYEFMPHIFNKTLEIIAYLEGQLND encoded by the coding sequence ATGAAGATCAATGAAACACACACAGATTCAGCTTCTGAGCAGGAAGCAAAAGTCGTCAAGCAGAAGCTTTCGGCCCCATCTCGTTTTGACTACTCTGAGGCAGCAAGACTAAATCGTATTGCGATTCTAGAGGCCCAGTGCGGAGAGAACCTCGATTCAATTCAAGAAACGGACTTAGATGGATTAAACCTCAAGGGTAATATCGAATCTTATGCTGGAAGTATTTCCATTCCAATGGGAATTTGTGGACCTTTAAAAATTAATGAAAAAGGTGAAAAAGAAGATCTTTATATTCCAATTGCAACATCTGAAGGAGCACTAGTATCCTCTATCACTCGTGGTGCACTTGCTGTTTCACTATGTGGTGGATTTAAGGCAAAAGTATTAAGAAAGAGAATGTACCGTGCCCCTGTATTTACATTTGATGATATTGACCATGCTGATGAATTTATCTCATGGCTAGAAGATAATTTCGATACGATTAAGAGTATAACTAAGAAGTATTCAAACTTTGCTGATCTTAAAAAGATTAAACCAGTTCTTATTGGCCGTAACGTTCATGCTAAATTTATTTATGAGTGCGCGGATGCCTCTGGTCAAAATATGACAACTGTTTGTACATGGCAGTCATGTTTGTGGATCAAAGAAGAACTATTAACATCCAAAATTAAACTAGTGGAATTCTTTCTTGAAGGAAATGGTTCAAGTGATAAGAAAGTTTCAGTTGGATCTGCCATGCAGACTCGTGGAACTTATGTAACTGCAGAGTGTGTAATTACTGAGAAAGTTTTAAAACGTATCTTAAAAACTTCAAGTACAGACCTAGTCAATTTATACCTTAGATCTCTTCCTATCACACGCCTTGAAGGTATGACAGGATATAACGTAAACGTGGCCAATGCTGTTGCTGCCATTTTTGCTTCAACTGGACAGGACCTTGCCTGTATTCATGAATCTTCAACAGCAGTTTTAAATTTTGAAAAACATGAAAAAGGTTTATATGTAAGCTTAACCCTACCTTCACTAGTAATTGGAACAGTTGGTGGAGGAACAGGCCTTGGCCATTATAAAGATTGCCTAAAATCGATTGGTTGTTCTGGTGCCGGAAAAGTTGAGAGGTTCGCAAAAATTATAGCTGGAGCCGCCCTTTCACTAGAGCTTTCTACAATGTCGGCCATCTGTGGAGGACAATTTGCTTATGCTCACGATAAGCTAGGAAGAAATAATCCAAAAGATCAACTTAAGACAAAAGACATTACTAAAGAGTTTATCAATGAAAACTTCACTGATCAGTCGGCGCTTGTAAAGGAAAGTACATCAATAGAGCACGATCATAAGATCAATATCGAAAATGGTATTATCACAGAAGCAACATCTCGAGTGGTCAATAAATCACTAGGATTTACTTCATTAGAAATAAATAAAGAAGACAAGATTATACTTAAGTCTAAGCCTCTAGATACTGATGTAATAGCAGGTTTTGCAGCTATCGCAGGTTTTGCCGATAGTGATATCAGAAGAAAATTTATCAAAACAATTCATAATAATGAATTTACAAAATGTCATATTAGAGAAATTGAAGCATACCGTATGGTTTCAAAGAACTACGCACGCTATATGCCAGAGCTTCATGGTACATATGTAAATGTTCAAAAAGAAGCATATTTACTTCTTCTTGAAAATCTAAACTTCTCACAAATTGAACTCATGAATACTCAAGGAAGCTTAGAGCTTTGGATTAGTTCAACGCGTGAGTTAATCTACGATGCAATATCAAAAATACACAAGGGCTTTGCAAATTCACAAGAAGTAGCTGAATCTTCACTAAACCTAGGTAAAGTAAATATTGATAAGGATTTATCTAAATCGATTATCACTTATATTCGTGCACAAAACTATATTAGTGCAAAAACAGAAGAGAAATTAGAAGAAGTTCTAGATAACGTAGAACAATGGGCAAAAGTCATCAATGAGGGCCCTAAAACGCTAACTCACAATGACTTTAATCCAAGGAATATTTGCTTCAAGAATGGGCGTCCATGCTTCTATGATTGGGAGTTATCACGCTTTAACTCTCCATACAGAGACTTAGTTGAGTTCATGAGTTTCACAACGCCAAGCGGAGAGATCGCAAGTGATATCGAATACTACTTCGCAAAAGATGGCCTAGAACTAACTAGAGAAGAAAAATTAGAAAATATGCTTTCATGTGCAAATGAATATCTTCTTAACCGTGTTCTATTCTACTATGTAGGTCATAGTGTAAATGAATATGAATTCATGCCACATATCTTTAATAAGACACTTGAGATAATTGCTTACTTAGAAGGTCAACTGAATGACTAA